The following is a genomic window from Dermatophilaceae bacterium Soc4.6.
TCGACGACCATCTCGTCGAGGTCAGCGGCGGCTGAGGTCATCGCCTCGGACTCCAGGGCCCCGCAGAGCCCCTCGAGGGCACGGGTTCCCAACAGGGCGCTGCTCGACCGCAGGCTGTGGGCGACCCGGTGGAGGGTCTCGCGCTCCCCGTCGACGCCCTGCCGCAGTGCGGCGAGGCGGCCCGGCATCTCGTCGAGGTAGAGACCGACGATCTGGCGCACCACGTCCGACCCGCCTGTCTCCGCCGCGAGCCGGTCGAGGGTCGTCGGGTCGAGCACCGGGCGCTGTGTCTGCGTCATGGTGACCATGATCCGCCGGGACGCAGGCAAGGACGCCAGCAGGGTCGCACGCCGGGCGCCTTGAGCAGATCTTGAGGCTGGCCGGACCACCCGCTGAGGTCGACGGGGGATTCTTGGTGCATGCGCATCAGGGCGACCGACGACACGAGCGCCCGCAGGCGGCCCCCAGCGGCCGCGCGCATCGCCGTCCTGCTCTCCGTCGTGGCTGTCCTCACCAGCCTCGCGGGGTGCGGGACGGCGCCGGGCGACGGCACGGCCCTCCCGCCCCCGGCCGGCGACACCGGCTACCGGGTGGTCACCGCGTCGTCGCTCACGAGGACCCAGTCGCTGCCGGTCCCCACCGGGCCCGTCGTGCTCACCATCAGCGGCCGCCTGGGCGCTGGCGTGAAGGGCCCGGTGCGGCTCGACCTGGCGGGGCTGGAGCAGCTGGGCCTCGTGGAGTACTCGACCATGGACAAGCAGGCCGAAGGGCGGCGCGCGACCTTCCGGGGGGTGCTGCTGCGCCGGCTGCTCTCCGCCGTCGGGGCCGGCAGCGCGACCACGCTGCACACGCTCGCGGTCAACGACTTCGCGGTCGACATCCCGGTCTCGGACGCCTCCGCCTACCCCGTGCTGCTGGCCACCCGGGTCGACGGCGCCCGGATGCCGGTGGACCACTACGGACCGGTGCGCGTGATCTACCCCACCGACGGCACCGACCTCGATTCCACCGTCTACGACCCGCGCTGGATCTGGCAGCTCACCAGCATCGTGGTCGAGTAGGCAGGGGCACGTGTCGATCTGGCAAGCGCGCGAGACGGTCGGCCGACTGCGGTGGGGCACCCTGGCCTCCCTGCTGGTCCCGGCGGTGTTCCTTCTGGTCCTCACCGTGCTCCTCAGCGTGCTCGTGACCCGCTCGACCATCGCCCTCAGCTCCAACGTGCAGATCACCCAGGCGGCCGTCGACGGCAACGTGCGCACCTTGGGCCAGGCGCAGCGCGAGCTGCTGCGGCTCGAGATCTCGCTGGCCGCCGACCGCCCCACGACCGCCGACCTCGAACTGCACCGGTCCCTCACGGCCCAGCGGGTGGAGGAGGGCACGCTGAGCTACCAGGGCAGGGTGCTCGGAGACGGGTCGCTGCTGTCGCGCTCGCGGTCGCTCGCCGGCACCTGGCAGGGCACGGTCGAGCCCGCCGTGCGGCGCGTGATGGCGACGCCTCGGCCGACCGCCGCCGCACGGCAGCAGGTGATCATGCAGATCGCGCAGCTCGAGCAGGGCTACAACACGCTCGTGGCCGACGCCGAGATCCGCCGCAAGATCGAGGCCGAGGACGCCAACCAGGCGACGGCGCAGATCGTCTCGGGCACGCGCTGGCTCCTGCTCGGGCTCCTGACCACGCTGCTGTCCTTCGTGGTGCTGGTCGCGGGGATGGTGCGGGTCCTGCAGCGGGCCGGCGCCGAGAGGCGCCGGGCCACGGCCGACCTCGACCTCGCCCGCTCGACCCTGCAACGTCAGTCGGTCGCCCTGCAGACGATCGACAACCTCGTGACGATCATGGCCGCCGACGGCCGGGCCGAGTGGGTCAACGAGGCCTTCATCCGGCACACCGGGTGGGAGACCGCCGACATCGTCGGCACCGTCCCCGGGCAGCTGCTCCACGGCCCCGACACCGACCCGCGGACCATCGAGCTCGTCCGCGACCGACTGGCGGCCCGGGAGGGCTTCTCCTGCGAGATCCTCAACTACACCAAGGGTGGCGCCTCCTACTGGGTCCAGCTCGAGGTCCGTCCGATCCGCAACGACGCCGGGCGGGTCGACGGCTTCGTCGCCGTGCAGAGCGACATCACCACCCGCCGCGCGGCCGCCGACGCCCTGCGCGACGCCAAGGAGGTGGCGGAGGAGACCGCCCGGGCCAAGGCCAGCTTCCTCGCGACCATGAGCCACGAGATCCGCACCCCCCTCAACGCGGTACTGGGCCTGACCGAGCTGCTGCTCGGCACGCCCCTGGAGGCCGAGCAGCGCACGTATGCCGCGACCGCCAACCACTCCGGCCGGCTGCTGCTGTCCCTGCTCAACGACATCCTCGACTTCTCGGCCCTCGACGCGGGCAAGGTCGAGCTCGCCCCGACCCCGCTCGAGGTCGTCTCGATCCTCGAGGACGTCGAGCAGATGCTGCGTCCGTCCGCGACGCAGCGGGGCCTCACGCTCTCGCACACCGTCGCTCCCGGGGTGCCCGCCCTCGTCCGCACCGACGGCAACCGTCTGCGGCAGGTGCTGATCAACCTCGTGGGCAACGGCCTGCGCTTCACCCCGTCGGGCGAGGTCTCCCTCGAGGTGTCGTTCCGGCCCGACCGCGAGGGGGAGCGCTCCGGCTTCCTCACCCTCGCGGTGCGCGACACGGGCATCGGCATCCCCGCCGATCGTCTCCAGCGCATCTTCGAGCCCTTCTCACAGG
Proteins encoded in this region:
- a CDS encoding ATP-binding protein, which produces MSIWQARETVGRLRWGTLASLLVPAVFLLVLTVLLSVLVTRSTIALSSNVQITQAAVDGNVRTLGQAQRELLRLEISLAADRPTTADLELHRSLTAQRVEEGTLSYQGRVLGDGSLLSRSRSLAGTWQGTVEPAVRRVMATPRPTAAARQQVIMQIAQLEQGYNTLVADAEIRRKIEAEDANQATAQIVSGTRWLLLGLLTTLLSFVVLVAGMVRVLQRAGAERRRATADLDLARSTLQRQSVALQTIDNLVTIMAADGRAEWVNEAFIRHTGWETADIVGTVPGQLLHGPDTDPRTIELVRDRLAAREGFSCEILNYTKGGASYWVQLEVRPIRNDAGRVDGFVAVQSDITTRRAAADALRDAKEVAEETARAKASFLATMSHEIRTPLNAVLGLTELLLGTPLEAEQRTYAATANHSGRLLLSLLNDILDFSALDAGKVELAPTPLEVVSILEDVEQMLRPSATQRGLTLSHTVAPGVPALVRTDGNRLRQVLINLVGNGLRFTPSGEVSLEVSFRPDREGERSGFLTLAVRDTGIGIPADRLQRIFEPFSQGDASTSRTYGGTGLGLAICTHVAAQMGGELGVTSEPGVGSTFTFSVPVGECAVTPAVPVDPVTTPHGLDAELRVLLAEDDPVNRLVAMAMLRQLGIDPDVAVDGREAFELTLAGAYDVVLMDVHMPGTDGLEATRLIHEHLSAPPRIVALTANALDGDRERFLAAGMDGYISKPFTLDDLASALGRTVADAAAARRDPVRTTAAS
- a CDS encoding Hpt domain-containing protein — its product is MTQTQRPVLDPTTLDRLAAETGGSDVVRQIVGLYLDEMPGRLAALRQGVDGERETLHRVAHSLRSSSALLGTRALEGLCGALESEAMTSAAADLDEMVVELADCADVTTQALREWLAQVE
- a CDS encoding molybdopterin-dependent oxidoreductase — its product is MRIRATDDTSARRRPPAAARIAVLLSVVAVLTSLAGCGTAPGDGTALPPPAGDTGYRVVTASSLTRTQSLPVPTGPVVLTISGRLGAGVKGPVRLDLAGLEQLGLVEYSTMDKQAEGRRATFRGVLLRRLLSAVGAGSATTLHTLAVNDFAVDIPVSDASAYPVLLATRVDGARMPVDHYGPVRVIYPTDGTDLDSTVYDPRWIWQLTSIVVE